The following coding sequences lie in one Lepeophtheirus salmonis chromosome 11, UVic_Lsal_1.4, whole genome shotgun sequence genomic window:
- the LOC121125867 gene encoding solute carrier family 41 member 1, with the protein MIMDSIITNNSKLRQRSTKMGHTQSKEAKIEGFQLLRQEDEDDDEFITLDADESDENVLVLDPTTKPKEDNETALWITFQIFIPFILAGFGMVGAGLVLDSVQHWEVFVNVSEIFILVPALLGLKGNLEMTLASRLSTHAHLGHMDDKKNVWSLVIGNLALVQCQGIAVGFLASAFAIVMGLMRRTDNQVVDELYHGLLLCASSVLTASVASLVLGLVMIAVILISTRFKLNPDNIATPIAASLGDLTTLALLSWIAQLLYDDLDKDKWLAPVIITFYLAVIPIAAWIAYRNKYTSIVLTTGWTPVLMAMIISSIGGVILDFAVMRYQGIAVYQPVMNGVGGNLVAVQASRISTYLHTKTPGLGILPNKKDSNEPEKICLNPFSIFNESKSTHAVTAKILISIMVPGQLIFTYTISLLQAGHTSPTIMFLLAYLSASIIQIFILLHTAQWLINWMWKRKVDPDNSAIPYLTALGDLLGTGLLAISFEILYIFGDRDSDVGD; encoded by the exons atgatcatGGAttcaataataactaataatagtAAACTCCGTCAACGTTCTACTAAAATGGGTCATACGCAATCAAAAGAAGCCAAAATTGAGGGATTTCAGCTTCTTCGACAGGAAGACGAGGACGATGACGAATTTATCACTCTTGATGCGGATGAAAGTGATGAAAACGTCCTTGTCCTGGATCCTACAACTAAGCCAAAGGAAGATAATGAGACGGCTCTATGGATTacgtttcaaatatttattcccTTTATTCTCGCTGGTTTTGGAATGGTAGGGGCTGGACTTGTTTTGGACTCTGTTCAGCATTGGGAAGTTTTTGTTAATGTTTCTGAGATATTTATCCTTGTGCCTGCTCTCTTGGGATTAAAAG GTAATTTGGAAATGACTCTGGCTTCCCGTCTCTCTACACATGCCCATTTGGGACACATGGATGATAAGAAAAACGTTTGGTCCTTGGTCATTGGGAATTTAGCTCTAGTGCAATGCCAAGGGATTGCAGTTGGATTCTTAGCATCTGCCTTTGCGATTGTGATGGGACTTATGAGAAGAACAGATAATCAAGTAGTAGATGAACTATACCATGGACTTTTACTCTGTGCATCCTCTGTTTTAACAGCATCTGTAGCCTCATTAGTCCTTGGATTGGTCATGATTGCCGTCATACTGATTTCCACACGCTTTAAACTTAACCCAGATAATATTGCCACTCCGATTGCTGCTTCCTTGGGGGATTTAACTACTCTAGCTCTTCTCTCATGGATTGCACAGCTACTCTATGACGATCTTGATAAGGACAAATGGTTGGCCCCAgttatcattactttttatttggcTGTCATCCCCATTGCGGCATGGATcgcatatagaaataaatacacCTCAATTGTTTTAACCACGGGGTGGACTCCTGTACTTATGGCTATGATCATAAGTAGTATTGGAGGTGTTATATTGGATTTTGCTGTTATGAGGTATCAAGGAATAGCAGTGTATCAACCCGTTATGAACGGTGTTGGAGGAAACTTGGTTGCCGTCCAAGCCTCACGGATTTCTACGTACCTTCACACAAAAACTCCTGGTCTAGGAATTTTACCCAATAAAAAAGACTCGAATGAACCcgaaaaaatatgcttaaatccattctcaatttttaatgaatCGAAATCTACGCATGCCGTCACGgctaaaatacttatttcaattATGGTTCCAggacaattaatttttacttacaCAATTTCTTTGCTTCAAGCGGGTCACACAAGTCCAACAATTATGTTTCTTCTTGCATACTTATCTGCATCTATAATCCAAATCTTTATCCTTCTTCATACTGCACAATGGCTCATTAATTGGATGTGGAAACGCAAAGTGGATCCAGACAACTCTGCCATACCGTACTTAACTGCACTGGGAGATCTATTGGGAACAGGGCTTTTAGCCATTTCTTtcgaaattttatatatttttggtgatAGAGACTCCGACGTTGGGGACTAA
- the LOC121125869 gene encoding gamma-glutamylcyclotransferase, translating to MKPIPGHFLYFAFGSNMLTQRIRISNHSASYVGNALLKGYYLDFDYESQKWKGAVATIREDSKREVWGILWRLKNEDLKSLDKQEGVESSIYRRLSISINLEDSSDPIDAYTYQLTEESCNKGSQDKRPSKIYKNVIVNGAKEHNLNVNYIKLLEGIQDNGYEGQVEINVPKFT from the exons ATGAAGCCTATTCCTGgacattttctatattttgccTTTGGAAGCAACATGCTTACTCAGCGCATAAGGATATCGAATCATTCAGCCAGCTATGTGGGAAATGCTCTTCTGAAAGGATACTATCTGGATTTCGACTATGAATCTCAA AAGTGGAAGGGAGCCGTTGCAACAATTCGCGAAGATTCAAAGAGAGAAGTTTGGGGGATTTTATGGAGactaaaaaatgaagatttaaagTCTTTAGATAAACAAGAAGGTGTGGAAAGCTCTATTTATAGGCGATTGTCCATAAGC ATTAATTTGGAAGATTCTAGCGATCCAATTGATGCGTATACGTATCAGCTCACGGAGGAGTCCTGTAATAAAGGTTCACAGGACAAGAGACCCagtaaaatttataagaatgttATTGTGAATGGAGCCAAGGAACATAATCTTAATGTGAACTATATTAAGTTATTAGAGGGAATTCAGGACAATGGATATGAGGGTCAAGTGGAAATTAATGTTCCTAAATTTACGTGA